Proteins encoded in a region of the Rutidosis leptorrhynchoides isolate AG116_Rl617_1_P2 chromosome 9, CSIRO_AGI_Rlap_v1, whole genome shotgun sequence genome:
- the LOC139868153 gene encoding B-box zinc finger protein 20-like, producing MKINCDVCNKDEASVFCSADDAALCTACDHRVHHANILAGKHPRFSLTSPSPNDSPICDICQEKKALLFCQQDRAILCKVCDVAIHKVNEHTMNHGRFLLTGIKLSPVALLPTTGNNDIVHNQKPNSQDQQEPVVDETWSKTQKITTNKAPKSNGSGYGRSNSSSISEYLIEMLPGWHVEDFLDSPPILSEGYEDDQDPFWDDEVLKGHISNDCFSSETMGIWVPQAPPPPTPPPLQVPPQRQPCHHNHNIYDQLPPYNSNMRFGNDMISPTNPNHKITKSNEKRRSDDGNCFAVPQMGPPTLAKRSRMLR from the exons ATGAAGATCAACTGTGATGTATGTAACAAAGACGAAGCATCGGTATTTTGCTCCGCCGATGATGCCGCCCTTTGTACCGCCTGCGATCACCGTGTCCACCACGCCAACATCCTTGCCGGAAAACATCCCCGTTTCTCCCTCACCTCCCCTTCCCCTAATGATTCCCCCATATGTGACATATGTCAG gAAAAGAAAGCTCTATTGTTTTGTCAACAAGACAGAGCAATACTATGCAAAGTTTGTGATGTTGCAATTCATAAAGTCAACGAGCATACCATGAATCACGGCCGGTTTCTTCTAACCGGCATTAAGTTATCTCCCGTGGCTTTATTACCGACAACTGGAAACAACGATATTGTTCATAACCAGAAACCGAATTCTCAAGATCAACAAGAACCAGTAGTGGATGAAACATGGTCTAAAACCCAAAAGATTACAACAAACAAAGCTCCAAAATCAAACGGGTCGGGTTATGGGCGTAGTAATTCAAGTAGCATTTCGGAGTACTTGATTGAGATGCTACCCGGTTGGCACGTTGAAGACTTTCTTGATTCTCCTCCGATTCTTTCCGAG GGTTATGAGGATGATCAAGATCCATTTTGGGACGATGAGGTACTAAAAGGACACATTAGCAACGATTGCTTCTCGTCAGAAACAATGGGTATATGGGTACCACAAGCACCACCACCGCCAACTCCACCACCACTGCAAGTACCACCACAACGACAACCAtgtcatcataatcataatatatatGATCAACTTCCACCTTATAATTCAAATATGCGATTTGGAAATGATATGATTAGTCCAACTAACCCTAATCATAAGATCACTAAATCGAACGAAAAACGAAGATCGGATGATGGAAATTGTTTCGCTGTCCCTCAAATGGGTCCTCCCACATTGGCCAAGAGATCAAGAATGCTTAGATAG
- the LOC139866403 gene encoding uncharacterized protein, whose product MGKKKKFIDKKKAATFQLISRDSSDPNYSEDPSGDRVFVRVDGNSDKPFFDDNDDGNGIFDDAPEDYSGDEIDGRDLSFGERTAALGRLPTGSSLPDHLRREILELGFPDDGYNYLSHLREIRVAGGGSSFYQNPKARLDQLPRDIKAYDASKIDVTEVNNDDESYKKAIYGVAVKTVPVRIQKAIDPEVAALLDDSDDSRFGSDVEDLEEDFVLNANLPDESADVDFNKTLNSSEDSNLIKKEEEYTTYYGRDKNNVSSENLVDTKPRERRTLDEQFDMLELQEYGTDSEEEYEYENANSEDFERHDSFIETKNQVPLEIDGDYKLLVNDKKMEEEEPISLETAVDLRPLCMQYAEQFENENENDKVVFVEESSDESEMWDCETIITTYSNLDNHPGKIEAPGGRRKKKLTETVNKAFDEPARVIALKGKEMLPVDFLPRSRTNVEKERSKVKNVQPPKKIIGVESKEEKKERKAALKEEKREARRAKKDMKELYKSEGQQAQKVAAFTGPSSIHLM is encoded by the exons ATGGGGAAAAAGAAGAAATTCATCGACAAGAAAAAAGCAGCAACGTTTCAATTAATATCTCGTGATTCATCCGATCCAAATTACTCCGAAGATCCCTCCGGCGACCGAGTTTTCGTTAGAGTTGACGGCAACTCAGATAAACCTTTTTTTGACGATAACGATGACGGTAACGGAATATTCGATGACGCTCCGGAAGACTACAGCGGCGATGAAATCGACGGCCGTGATTTGAGTTTTGGAGAACGGACGGCGGCATTGGGACGGTTGCCGACTGGATCTTCGTTGCCTGATCACTTGAGAAGAGAGATATTGGAATTAGGGTTTCCTGATGATGGATACAATTATTTGTCTCATTTGAGGGAAATTAGGGTTGCTGGTGGTGGTTCTTCGTTTTATCAAAACCCTAAGGCCAGATTAGATCAATTACCTCGTGATATAAAG GCGTATGATGCATCAAAAATAGATGTTACAGAGGTGAATAACGATGATGAATCCTACAAGAAGGCAATATATGGTGTTGCTGTGAAAACTGTTCCCGTGCGGATTCAAAAAGCAATTGATCCAGAAGTGGCTGCGTTGTTAGATGATAGTGATGATTCACGTTTTGGTTCTGATGTTGAAGATTTGGAAGAGGATTTTGTTCTCAATGCAAATCTTCCAGATGAATCTGCAGATGTGGATTTTAATAAGACGTTGAATTCATCTGAAGATTCGAATTTGATTAAGAAAGAAGAGGAGTACACTACGTATTATGGACGAGATAAAAATAATGTTAGCTCTGAAAATTTGGTTGATACAAAGCCCAGAGAACGTCGAACTTTGGATGAACAGTTTGATATG CTTGAACTTCAAGAATATGGTACAGATAGTGAAGAAGAATATGAATATGAAAATGCAAACTCTGAAGATTTTGAACGTCATGACTCTTTTATAGAAACGAAAAATCAAGTTCCTTTGGAAATCGACGGAGACTATAAACTTTTAGTAAATGACAAAAAGATGGAAGAAGAAGAGCCGATTTCACTCGAAACGGCCGTTGATTTGCGACCTCTGTGTATGCAATATGCAGAACAATTCGAAAACGAGAATGAAAATGATAAAGTTGTGTTTGTAGAGGAAAGTAGTGATGAATCTGAAATGTGGGATTGCGAGACTATAATAACGACGTACTCGAATCTTGATAATCATCCTGGGAAGATTGAAGCCCCGGGTGGTAGGAGGAAGAAGAAGTTGACCGAAACGGTCAACAAGGCTTTTGATGAACCTGCTCGTGTGATTGCATTGAAAGGTAAAGAAATGCTTCCTGTTGACTTTTTGCCTCGAAGTAGGACGAATGTTGAGAAAGAAAGGAGTAAAGTCAAGAACGTGCAGCCGCCTAAGAAGATAATTGGTGTAGAATCGAAGGAAGAAAAGAAAGAGCGCAAG GCTGCATTGAAGGAGGAAAAACGAGAGGCACGACGTGCTAAAAAGGATATGAAGGAGTTATACAAGAGTGAAGGTCAGCAAGCTCAAAAAGTGGCCGCTTTCACTGGACCATCTTCCATTCATCTTATGTAA